The following proteins are encoded in a genomic region of Limosilactobacillus reuteri subsp. reuteri:
- a CDS encoding DUF6877 family protein yields MKDGMERINQLLDEYDFPLNAIQMVRERLGDWFISGGKPTDGYVWQQARYLENLIRYGLAERKAVIE; encoded by the coding sequence ATGAAAGACGGAATGGAACGAATTAATCAACTGCTTGATGAGTATGATTTCCCATTAAATGCCATACAAATGGTACGGGAACGCTTAGGCGATTGGTTCATCAGTGGCGGTAAGCCGACTGATGGCTATGTTTGGCAACAAGCACGCTATCTTGAAAATCTAATTCGCTACGGACTAGCTGAACGAAAGGCGGTGATTGAATGA
- a CDS encoding helix-turn-helix transcriptional regulator: protein MSKLSDFLLKRRHELRMTQVELAQWFNLTDRAIANYEKGRREPSLEIMLKYSRVYHVSIYKLVDLRIEDIKGGETNDINKNS, encoded by the coding sequence ATGAGCAAGCTGAGCGATTTTTTGTTAAAGCGACGTCATGAATTGCGAATGACTCAAGTTGAGTTAGCGCAATGGTTCAATCTTACTGACAGAGCAATAGCAAATTATGAGAAAGGAAGGCGTGAACCTAGCTTAGAAATTATGTTGAAGTACTCACGTGTCTATCACGTAAGTATTTACAAACTTGTGGACTTACGAATTGAAGATATTAAAGGAGGTGAAACAAATGACATTAACAAAAATAGTTAA
- a CDS encoding helix-turn-helix domain-containing protein, which yields MNLSEIFARNLRVRMATLSFKTSDLYKMTGISKTTIMALEYGKNKGVMFETIDKLAVALECKPEDFFKLNCEWTSKSHTNNWKNEVVKYD from the coding sequence ATGAACCTATCTGAAATCTTTGCCCGTAATTTGCGAGTTCGTATGGCAACGCTCAGTTTCAAAACAAGTGACTTGTACAAGATGACAGGAATATCAAAGACAACCATAATGGCTCTGGAATATGGGAAAAATAAGGGAGTTATGTTTGAAACTATCGACAAATTAGCAGTAGCACTTGAATGCAAACCAGAAGATTTTTTCAAACTAAATTGCGAATGGACTAGTAAATCACACACAAACAACTGGAAGAATGAGGTGGTCAAGTATGACTAA
- a CDS encoding recombinase RecT, protein MTNQVAQQQKPTKLTDLVLDRVKQMQDTQDLSLPKNYNASNALNAAFLELQKVQDRNHRPALEVCSHDSIVKSLLDMTLQGLSPAKDQCYFIVYGNELQMQRSYFGTVAAVKRLDGVKKVRAEVVHEKDDFEIGANEDMELVVKRFVPKFENQDNQIIGAFAMIKTDEGTDFTVMTKKEIDQSWAQTRQKNNKVQQNFSQEMAKRTVLNRAAKMFINTSDDSDLLTGAINDTTSNEYDDERRDVTPVEDEKQSTDKLLEGFQKSQEAKAKGVSNDGNSNEGKETSEEVADGQTELFSEGTIKPADEADS, encoded by the coding sequence ATGACTAATCAAGTAGCACAACAGCAGAAACCGACTAAGCTAACCGATCTTGTATTAGATCGTGTTAAACAAATGCAAGACACGCAGGACTTGTCACTACCCAAGAATTACAACGCTTCTAATGCGTTGAATGCAGCCTTTCTCGAATTACAAAAAGTACAAGACCGTAATCATCGGCCAGCCTTAGAAGTATGTTCTCATGACTCGATTGTTAAGTCCTTGTTAGATATGACACTGCAAGGGCTATCCCCAGCAAAAGATCAATGCTACTTCATCGTATACGGCAATGAGCTTCAAATGCAACGGAGCTATTTCGGTACTGTTGCAGCAGTTAAGCGACTGGATGGTGTTAAGAAAGTTAGGGCAGAAGTTGTTCACGAAAAAGATGACTTTGAAATTGGTGCTAATGAAGACATGGAGCTAGTCGTTAAGAGGTTCGTTCCTAAGTTTGAAAATCAAGATAATCAAATTATTGGAGCTTTTGCCATGATTAAGACTGATGAAGGTACTGACTTTACTGTTATGACTAAGAAAGAGATTGATCAGTCATGGGCACAAACACGTCAAAAAAATAACAAAGTACAGCAGAATTTTAGCCAAGAAATGGCAAAGCGTACTGTGCTTAATCGTGCCGCTAAGATGTTTATTAACACGTCTGATGATAGTGACCTTTTAACTGGTGCTATCAACGATACAACAAGCAACGAATACGATGATGAGCGTCGAGATGTAACGCCCGTTGAGGATGAAAAACAAAGTACTGATAAATTGCTAGAAGGATTTCAAAAGTCACAAGAAGCGAAGGCTAAGGGGGTAAGTAATGATGGCAACAGCAACGAAGGCAAAGAAACCAGTGAAGAAGTCGCAGACGGACAAACAGAACTCTTCAGCGAAGGGACAATCAAACCAGCCGATGAAGCTGACAGCTAA
- a CDS encoding PD-(D/E)XK nuclease-like domain-containing protein, which produces MKLTANNYYSHETDWQYMSVSLFKDFEKCEARALAKLKEDWQPVSSPVPLLVGNYVHSYFESAKSHQDFIEANKKELMTRPTKTNPNGHLRAEFKGANSMIQTLQADDMFNYFYAPGDKEVIVTGEIDGYLWKGKIDSLVLDKGYFCDLKTVDDIHKGHWNTYEHRYVPFIQDREYDLQMAVYRELIKQTFGKKCQPLIFAISKQTPPDKMAIDFNGVDDDYQMQADLDKVKELQPHFWKVMTGEEEPVHCGKCDYCRETKMLSGFIHASEIEV; this is translated from the coding sequence ATGAAGCTGACAGCTAATAATTACTATAGCCATGAGACCGATTGGCAATACATGAGCGTGTCACTGTTTAAGGATTTTGAAAAATGTGAAGCTCGTGCCTTAGCTAAGCTCAAAGAGGATTGGCAACCTGTATCTAGCCCTGTACCGCTTCTTGTTGGTAACTACGTTCACTCATACTTTGAGAGTGCAAAAAGCCATCAAGACTTTATTGAAGCTAACAAAAAAGAGTTAATGACCCGACCTACTAAAACTAATCCTAACGGACACCTTAGAGCTGAATTTAAGGGTGCTAATAGCATGATTCAAACGTTGCAAGCCGATGATATGTTCAATTACTTCTACGCTCCAGGCGACAAGGAAGTAATCGTAACAGGTGAGATTGACGGCTACTTGTGGAAAGGCAAGATTGACAGCCTTGTGCTTGATAAAGGCTACTTCTGTGATTTGAAGACCGTTGACGACATCCACAAGGGTCACTGGAACACTTATGAACATAGATATGTGCCATTTATTCAAGACCGAGAATATGACCTACAGATGGCCGTTTATCGTGAATTAATCAAGCAGACCTTTGGTAAAAAGTGCCAGCCACTTATCTTTGCGATCAGCAAGCAAACGCCTCCTGACAAAATGGCAATTGATTTTAACGGCGTTGATGATGATTACCAAATGCAAGCCGATTTAGACAAAGTGAAAGAACTACAACCGCATTTTTGGAAAGTGATGACTGGAGAAGAAGAACCTGTTCATTGTGGCAAATGTGATTATTGCCGTGAAACGAAGATGTTAAGCGGATTTATACATGCAAGTGAAATCGAGGTATAG
- a CDS encoding DnaD domain protein — protein sequence MARVKKIKIKGFTIIDNDIINDPRMHLKALGLFAYMWSKPDDWQFYISEIATHFKDGESAVSSAMKELMELGYLKRTQNRKDGKFSTYDYVLQEIPKPENHSSVPKGDLPKPEKSKSEKPIPENQGLLITDNTNTDLNNTNKVLSDAQHSVKDVFELWQNNWGFPNGIAQQDLTEWTNKYGADLVLHVITYALRRNIASKGADRYLAKTFERYDQQSIKTVEQAKKSEQQHEQQMSREYQQKSGSRKRQPINEPMPEWFKKQQEEQPNKQHYERIDDSGDPMPHD from the coding sequence ATGGCACGCGTTAAAAAAATTAAGATTAAAGGCTTCACGATCATTGATAATGACATAATCAATGATCCAAGAATGCACCTTAAAGCCTTAGGACTCTTTGCGTATATGTGGAGTAAGCCAGATGATTGGCAATTCTATATCAGTGAGATTGCTACACATTTTAAAGATGGTGAATCAGCTGTAAGCAGTGCGATGAAAGAGTTAATGGAACTTGGCTATTTGAAGCGAACTCAAAATCGGAAAGACGGTAAATTTTCAACGTATGATTATGTTCTCCAAGAAATACCGAAACCAGAAAATCACAGTTCGGTGCCGAAAGGCGATTTACCGAAACCAGAAAAATCGAAATCGGAAAAACCGATTCCGGAAAATCAAGGACTACTAATCACTGATAACACTAATACTGATTTAAATAATACTAATAAAGTGTTAAGTGATGCACAGCATTCCGTCAAAGATGTTTTCGAGCTTTGGCAAAACAACTGGGGATTTCCTAATGGAATTGCTCAACAAGATTTAACTGAGTGGACGAATAAATATGGAGCTGACTTAGTTCTTCATGTAATTACGTATGCATTAAGAAGAAATATAGCTTCTAAGGGCGCTGATCGCTATTTAGCAAAAACGTTTGAACGATACGATCAACAGTCAATTAAAACGGTGGAACAAGCTAAAAAGTCTGAACAACAACACGAGCAACAAATGAGCCGTGAATATCAGCAAAAGAGTGGCTCACGTAAACGTCAACCAATTAACGAACCAATGCCAGAGTGGTTCAAAAAGCAACAAGAAGAACAGCCTAACAAACAACACTACGAAAGAATTGATGATAGTGGGGATCCGATGCCACATGACTAA
- a CDS encoding crAss001_48 related protein, with amino-acid sequence MTKEEIFNDFIKKVKWDNFQIINVCRSNRDNVQSFSFEITDKQTATNIELANKLSKENAEVAGRMNRLDEFMHTDEYNRLSDKEQRLMIIQYNAMQVYADVLLQRIDEIKERL; translated from the coding sequence ATGACAAAAGAAGAAATATTCAATGATTTTATCAAAAAAGTAAAATGGGACAACTTCCAAATTATTAATGTATGCAGAAGCAACAGAGACAATGTTCAATCATTTAGTTTTGAAATTACTGATAAACAAACTGCCACTAACATTGAATTAGCTAATAAACTTTCAAAAGAGAATGCGGAAGTTGCAGGCAGAATGAATCGACTAGATGAGTTCATGCACACAGACGAGTACAACCGATTAAGCGATAAAGAGCAGCGCTTAATGATTATTCAGTACAACGCTATGCAAGTGTATGCTGATGTACTTTTGCAACGGATTGATGAGATTAAGGAGCGTTTGTAA
- a CDS encoding phosphoadenosine phosphosulfate reductase family protein — protein sequence MLNERERSLNVSLLDQIKTQASITDSVLVSFSMGKDSIAVMDLCFKYFKHVQPFFMYMVPGLQFQEEALAKYEHHYNTHIIRVPHFETADFYRYGSFRDPDYSVPRVKIRGIYAYLRKQTGIAWIAGGEKINDSIVRRAMLKHSGSIDTQRGRFYPVMYWTDKEVKHYIKMNKLLYPKFNRELGFSFHSLAGKELSAIKKIYPQDYERILKFFPEAQAGVLQYEAYKKGGDE from the coding sequence ATGCTGAACGAACGAGAAAGGAGCTTGAACGTGAGTCTACTAGATCAAATCAAAACACAAGCAAGTATCACCGACAGCGTTCTAGTGTCTTTCAGCATGGGGAAAGATAGTATTGCAGTGATGGATTTATGCTTCAAATACTTTAAGCACGTACAACCATTTTTTATGTATATGGTGCCAGGGCTTCAATTTCAAGAAGAAGCACTAGCAAAGTATGAGCATCACTACAATACGCATATTATCCGTGTACCGCATTTTGAGACGGCAGACTTTTATCGTTATGGTTCCTTCCGTGATCCGGATTACAGCGTGCCACGTGTCAAAATACGAGGTATCTATGCTTATTTGCGTAAGCAGACCGGCATTGCATGGATAGCTGGCGGTGAGAAGATTAACGACTCAATTGTCCGTAGAGCCATGTTAAAACATTCAGGGAGTATAGACACTCAACGAGGACGTTTTTACCCTGTAATGTACTGGACGGACAAAGAAGTTAAGCACTACATCAAAATGAACAAGCTACTGTATCCAAAGTTCAATCGTGAATTAGGATTTAGTTTTCATTCATTAGCCGGTAAAGAACTATCAGCAATCAAAAAGATATACCCGCAAGACTACGAGAGGATACTTAAATTCTTCCCGGAAGCGCAGGCGGGTGTTTTACAATACGAGGCTTACAAGAAAGGAGGAGATGAATAA